The following are from one region of the Methyloversatilis discipulorum genome:
- a CDS encoding DUF3365 domain-containing protein, producing the protein MGLRLKFNLVLIGVFAIGLAACAALSHRLLHDNARAEVERNARLMMETALAIRAYTVSQIKPHLDPMLAEQFLPQTVPAYAATETLNELRKNHPEYAYKEATLNPSNPRDRASDWEADLVASFRNAMDVKELTGERDTPTGRHMYIARPIQITNPACLACHNTPATAPPSMVKVYGEANGFGWKMNEIIGAQVVSVPMTVPVSNADRAFTTFMASLVGVFVFVMVALNLMLEWLIIRPVARMSAAADRISTGDFSVPEFGDGGRDEVSVLGASFNRMRRSLETAMRMIDS; encoded by the coding sequence ATGGGACTCAGACTCAAATTCAACCTCGTGCTGATCGGCGTGTTCGCGATCGGCCTCGCCGCCTGTGCGGCGCTGTCGCACCGGCTGCTGCATGACAACGCACGCGCCGAGGTCGAGCGCAACGCGCGGCTGATGATGGAAACCGCGCTCGCCATCCGCGCCTACACGGTGAGCCAGATCAAGCCCCACCTCGATCCGATGCTGGCCGAGCAGTTCCTGCCGCAGACGGTGCCGGCCTACGCGGCGACCGAAACACTGAACGAGCTGCGCAAGAACCACCCGGAGTACGCCTACAAGGAAGCGACGCTGAACCCGTCCAACCCGCGCGATCGCGCGTCGGACTGGGAAGCCGATCTGGTGGCCAGCTTCCGCAATGCGATGGACGTGAAGGAGCTGACCGGCGAACGCGACACGCCGACCGGTCGCCACATGTATATCGCGCGGCCCATCCAGATCACCAACCCCGCCTGCCTGGCCTGTCACAACACGCCAGCGACGGCGCCGCCGAGCATGGTGAAGGTGTATGGCGAGGCGAACGGCTTCGGCTGGAAGATGAACGAAATCATCGGCGCCCAGGTGGTGTCGGTGCCGATGACGGTGCCGGTGAGCAATGCCGACCGCGCCTTCACCACTTTCATGGCCTCGCTTGTCGGGGTGTTCGTTTTCGTCATGGTGGCGCTGAACCTGATGCTGGAATGGCTCATCATCCGCCCGGTCGCACGCATGTCGGCCGCCGCCGACCGCATCAGCACCGGCGACTTCTCGGTGCCGGAGTTCGGCGACGGCGGGCGCGACGAGGTGTCGGTGCTCGGCGCCTCCTTCAACCGCATGCGACGCAGCCTGGAAACGGCGATGCGCATGATCGACAGCTGA
- a CDS encoding YkvA family protein: protein MTGSGLKERIRAIKLEVMALAVAAQDTRTPRRAKILLLFLLAYAASPIDLIPDFIPVLGMLDEVVLLPLGIWLAVRMIPPDVMEAARARARAGKLPANWAAGIFILLLWAASIAAIAWWWMNRSPAA from the coding sequence ATGACCGGATCCGGACTGAAAGAGCGCATACGCGCGATCAAGCTCGAAGTGATGGCGCTTGCCGTCGCCGCGCAGGACACGCGCACGCCGCGCCGTGCCAAGATCCTGCTGCTCTTCCTGCTCGCCTACGCGGCCAGCCCGATCGACCTGATTCCGGACTTCATCCCCGTACTTGGCATGCTGGACGAGGTGGTGCTGCTGCCGCTGGGCATCTGGCTGGCGGTGCGCATGATCCCGCCGGACGTGATGGAAGCGGCGCGCGCCCGCGCCCGTGCCGGCAAGCTGCCGGCCAACTGGGCGGCCGGCATCTTCATCCTGCTGCTGTGGGCGGCGTCGATCGCTGCCATCGCCTGGTGGTGGATGAACCGGAGCCCGGCAGCGTGA
- the rng gene encoding ribonuclease G, giving the protein MNDQFLINFTPQETRVALLQQGAVQELHIERSSARGIVGNIYLGRVVRVLPGMQSAFIDVGLERTAFLHVADIWEARQNGEPPKPIERILTEGQSVLVQALKDPIGTKGARMSTQISIAGRLLVHLPQDRHVGISQRIESTEEREALRARIHALLPLEDPGGYIVRTMAESASDEELAADIAYLRKTWQEIRNRAKTAKPPTLVFEDLTLAQRVLRDLACADTQSIQVDSRENYVKLRSFAEEYMPQLTKLLEHYTGERPLFELHSVEEEIEKALARRVDLKSGGYLIFDQTEAMTTIDVNTGGFVGSRNFDETIFKTNLEAAHQIARHLRLRNLGGIILIDFIDMESEEHRAQVLAELHKALGRDHTKISVSGFTSLGLVEMTRKRTRESLAHVLCEPCPTCGGRGEVKTAQTMSFDILRELLREARQFSAREFRILAHPKVVDLFLEEESQALAMLSDFIGKPISLHAESSYSQEQFDIVLL; this is encoded by the coding sequence ATGAACGACCAGTTCCTCATCAACTTCACGCCGCAGGAAACGCGCGTCGCCCTGCTGCAGCAGGGCGCGGTGCAGGAACTGCACATCGAGCGCAGCAGCGCGCGCGGCATCGTCGGCAACATCTATCTGGGGCGCGTCGTGCGCGTACTGCCCGGCATGCAGTCGGCCTTCATCGACGTCGGCCTCGAACGCACCGCCTTCCTGCACGTCGCCGACATCTGGGAAGCGCGCCAGAACGGCGAGCCGCCGAAGCCGATCGAACGCATCCTGACCGAAGGGCAGAGCGTGCTGGTGCAGGCGCTGAAGGATCCGATAGGCACCAAGGGCGCGCGCATGTCGACGCAGATCAGCATCGCCGGCCGGCTGCTGGTGCATCTGCCGCAGGACCGCCACGTCGGCATTTCGCAGCGCATCGAATCGACCGAGGAACGCGAGGCACTGCGCGCGCGCATCCACGCGCTGCTGCCGCTTGAGGACCCGGGCGGCTACATCGTGCGCACCATGGCCGAATCGGCCAGCGACGAGGAACTGGCAGCCGACATCGCCTACCTGCGCAAGACCTGGCAGGAAATACGGAATCGCGCAAAGACCGCCAAGCCGCCCACGCTGGTGTTCGAAGACCTGACGCTGGCGCAGCGCGTGCTGCGCGACCTCGCCTGCGCCGATACGCAGAGCATCCAGGTCGACTCGCGCGAGAACTACGTGAAGCTGCGCAGCTTCGCCGAGGAATACATGCCGCAGCTGACCAAGCTGCTGGAGCACTACACCGGCGAGCGTCCGCTGTTCGAGCTGCACAGCGTGGAAGAGGAAATCGAGAAGGCGCTGGCGCGAAGGGTCGACCTGAAGTCCGGCGGCTACCTGATCTTCGACCAGACCGAGGCGATGACGACGATAGACGTGAACACCGGCGGCTTCGTCGGCTCACGCAATTTCGACGAAACCATCTTCAAGACCAATCTGGAGGCGGCGCATCAAATCGCCCGCCACCTGCGCCTGCGCAACCTCGGCGGCATCATCCTGATCGATTTCATCGACATGGAAAGCGAGGAACACCGCGCCCAGGTGCTGGCCGAACTGCACAAGGCGCTGGGCCGCGACCACACGAAGATTTCGGTCAGCGGCTTCACCTCGCTCGGCCTGGTCGAAATGACGCGCAAGCGCACGCGCGAATCGCTGGCCCACGTGCTGTGCGAACCCTGCCCGACCTGCGGCGGCCGCGGCGAAGTGAAGACCGCACAGACCATGAGCTTCGACATCCTGCGCGAGCTGCTGCGCGAAGCACGCCAATTCAGCGCCCGCGAATTCCGCATCCTGGCCCACCCCAAGGTGGTCGACCTCTTCCTCGAAGAAGAGTCGCAGGCGCTGGCCATGCTGTCGGACTTCATCGGCAAGCCGATTTCGCTGCATGCCGAGTCGAGCTATTCGCAGGAGCAGTTCGACATCGTGCTGCTCTGA
- a CDS encoding Maf family protein yields the protein MSLSNTVPPVLYLASRSPRRRELLTQIGLNFLMLPFRGLPREDIDVSEDVRDGEDAESYVVRVARAKALGGEQRLAWRRMSAGLVLSADTTVEIDGDILGKPTDAADATAMLTRLSGSTHRVLTAVAVSDSRRLEHALSISTVRFAKLDPRDIERYVLSGEPMDKAGAYGIQGRAGAFVEHIEGSYTGIVGLPLNETWQLLRRFGMDI from the coding sequence ATGAGCCTTTCGAACACCGTTCCGCCCGTCCTCTATCTCGCCTCGCGCAGCCCGCGCCGGCGTGAACTGCTCACCCAGATCGGCCTCAACTTCCTGATGCTGCCCTTCCGCGGACTGCCGCGCGAGGACATCGACGTGTCGGAAGACGTGCGCGACGGCGAGGACGCCGAAAGCTATGTCGTGCGCGTCGCCCGTGCCAAGGCGCTGGGCGGCGAACAGCGCCTGGCCTGGCGACGCATGTCGGCCGGGCTGGTGCTGTCGGCCGACACCACGGTCGAGATCGACGGCGACATCCTCGGCAAGCCAACCGACGCGGCCGACGCCACGGCCATGCTCACCCGCCTGTCCGGCAGCACGCACCGCGTGCTCACCGCGGTCGCCGTCAGCGACAGCCGGCGGCTGGAGCACGCACTGTCGATATCCACCGTGCGCTTCGCGAAACTCGATCCGCGCGACATCGAACGCTATGTGCTCAGCGGCGAACCGATGGACAAGGCCGGTGCCTACGGCATACAGGGCCGCGCCGGCGCCTTCGTCGAACACATCGAAGGTTCCTACACCGGCATCGTCGGCCTGCCGCTGAACGAAACCTGGCAGCTGCTGCGCCGCTTCGGCATGGACATCTGA
- the rlmH gene encoding 23S rRNA (pseudouridine(1915)-N(3))-methyltransferase RlmH has protein sequence MKLLVICVGHRMPDWVDAGVQEFARRMPRDSAMQIVEVKAEPRTQGKPVEVLMEAERARIEQAIPPRARIVALDERGDDLTTVALTARLRRWRAEGDDVALLIGGPDGLSPALKSRAHELIRLSSLTLPHALARLLLAEALYRAVSLEANHPYHRE, from the coding sequence TTGAAACTGCTGGTGATCTGCGTCGGGCACCGCATGCCCGACTGGGTCGACGCGGGCGTGCAGGAATTCGCCCGCCGCATGCCGCGCGACTCGGCCATGCAGATCGTCGAAGTGAAAGCCGAACCGCGCACCCAGGGCAAGCCGGTCGAGGTGCTGATGGAAGCCGAGCGTGCGCGCATCGAGCAGGCCATTCCGCCGCGCGCCCGCATCGTCGCACTCGACGAGCGTGGCGACGACCTGACGACCGTCGCGCTGACCGCGCGGCTGCGCCGCTGGCGTGCCGAGGGCGACGACGTCGCGCTCCTCATCGGCGGGCCGGACGGCCTGTCGCCGGCGCTGAAGTCACGCGCGCACGAGCTGATCCGGCTGTCCAGCCTGACGCTGCCGCACGCACTGGCCCGCCTGCTGCTGGCCGAAGCGTTGTATCGTGCGGTGAGCCTTGAAGCAAATCACCCCTATCACCGAGAATGA
- the rsfS gene encoding ribosome silencing factor, whose protein sequence is MDINALQALVIDALEDIKAKDIEVIDTSKFNALFDRLVIASGDSNRQTRALARNVQEKVKEAGGTVISVEGEDTGEWVLVDLGDLVVHVMQPAVRAYYNLEELWSGSAKPSTDKSAAARARGTAAR, encoded by the coding sequence ATGGATATCAATGCACTGCAGGCGCTGGTCATCGACGCGCTGGAAGACATCAAGGCGAAAGACATCGAGGTGATCGACACCTCGAAGTTCAACGCGCTGTTCGACCGCCTGGTCATCGCCAGCGGTGACTCCAACCGGCAGACACGCGCACTCGCGCGCAACGTGCAGGAAAAGGTGAAGGAAGCCGGCGGCACGGTGATCAGCGTCGAGGGCGAGGACACCGGCGAGTGGGTGCTGGTCGACCTCGGCGACCTGGTCGTGCACGTGATGCAGCCGGCGGTACGCGCCTATTACAACCTCGAAGAGCTGTGGTCGGGGTCGGCCAAGCCGTCGACCGACAAGTCGGCCGCAGCCCGCGCACGCGGAACGGCGGCGCGTTGA
- the nadD gene encoding nicotinate-nucleotide adenylyltransferase, protein MSEALPLGVFGGTFDPVHVGHLRLAEEAREALQLGRVRWIPAGQPWHRAAPQTSPAHRLAMVEAAVASNEAFEVDGREVASGRPSYTVDTLTALRAELGDALPLVLILGTDAFSLLHTWHRWRELFALAHIGLATRAGQAVDAAALDPALAAELAARGGRDAQALRERPSGAIVRFDMTPLAVSATDIRARLARGERCRYLLPDEVFGYIRLNRLY, encoded by the coding sequence ATGAGTGAAGCGCTGCCGCTCGGCGTGTTCGGCGGCACCTTCGACCCGGTGCACGTCGGCCACCTGAGACTGGCGGAAGAGGCGCGCGAAGCACTGCAGCTCGGGCGCGTGCGCTGGATTCCGGCCGGTCAGCCCTGGCACCGCGCAGCGCCGCAGACCTCGCCGGCGCACCGGCTGGCCATGGTCGAGGCGGCCGTGGCGTCGAACGAGGCCTTCGAGGTCGACGGCCGCGAGGTTGCGTCCGGCCGGCCGAGCTACACGGTCGATACGCTGACCGCGCTGCGCGCCGAACTGGGCGACGCGCTGCCGCTGGTGCTGATACTGGGCACCGACGCGTTCAGCCTGCTGCATACCTGGCACCGCTGGCGCGAGCTGTTCGCGCTGGCCCATATCGGACTGGCGACCCGGGCCGGCCAGGCCGTCGACGCCGCAGCGCTGGACCCGGCACTGGCAGCCGAACTTGCAGCACGCGGCGGACGTGATGCGCAGGCCTTGCGCGAGCGCCCGTCCGGCGCCATCGTACGTTTCGACATGACGCCGCTGGCGGTGTCGGCCACCGACATCCGGGCACGGCTGGCGCGCGGCGAGCGCTGCCGCTACCTGCTGCCCGACGAAGTATTCGGATACATCCGCCTTAACCGGCTCTACTGA